From the genome of Loxodonta africana isolate mLoxAfr1 chromosome 4, mLoxAfr1.hap2, whole genome shotgun sequence:
CATAATATGTCTACAAACTCTcatgtttaaataaaaatattgttcTAATAATATTAATATGATGGCTATACCTAGGCCAAAGTATTAAGTTATAAGCTTATGGAATGTGTTACTAATGAAATACAAGTGGAAATATTGATTTAACatctatttaaaatataatttaattgtatttataaattataattgaaaaagaaaaaaaattgaggtataGGGTGATTAATTTTAGTCAACAGCTTAATACAGCCCTTTGCCCTGAATTTTCCAGTATGCTTTTTGTGGGTACACTGCGTCCCATTTCAAAAAGCATATATATTCTTACAGAatagagagctcagaaataaacccatacacatATGGTTTATTGATTACTGACACATGTGCAAAGGAATATCTCTGTataatttaggtctttaatttccgCCAGCACTGTTTGCAGATTTTAGTGTAAAGATCTTGATCAAATTCATCAGATATATACCTAAGCATTTCATATTTTTATGCTACCTTTGCATTTTAAACTCCAATTACTGATTGGCTGAGTTTTGTATACTGATCTTTTGCTTTTGCAAACTCGTGAAAAGCATTTATTATTTCTggtagcattttaaaaatattctataggattttcttgatataaactttttttttattttagaatagtttaaGAATGCAGAAAAAATTGTGATGGCAACACAGAAAATCTCCATATACTCCACATACAGCTTCCTCTAGTCTTAACATTTATAATAATATAGTACATCTGTTGCAATCAATGGTTATACATTATTATCAACTAAAacccatactttattcagattttcttagGTTTTACTTAATGTCCTTTTACTCTTCCAGGACCCCTTTCAAGATTCTACATTACATTGAatcatcatgtctccttaggcttctTTTTGACTACAACAGTTTCTCAAACTTTCCTTGTTtgtgatgaccttgacagttttgaggactACAATCAAGTGTTGTAGGATGTTCCTCATCTGGGACTTGTCTGATGCTTTTCTCATGACTAGACTTGTTATGGGTTTTTGGGTGGACGATTGCAAGAgcaaattttcattttcattacatAACATCTATGGCAAATACTATTAGCATGGCTTATCAATGCTGATGCTGACTTTCATTGCCTGGCTAAGGTAGTGTGTTTCATGTTTTGCACGGTAAaattactctctttttttttttttcccccttcattccATACTGCATTCTTTGGAAGGAAGTTAATATACATAACCCACACTTAGGGCCAGAAGACAGAATACCTATATAAGTTATTTAGAATACTTCTGCCTAAGAGATTTGCCTATTCTTCCCCACTTACATATTTTTCATAAAGCTGTTCAAAAATTTACTTGTTATTCTTCCATTATTTGTAGCATACCGGTGATAGTCCCAGTTGCATTGCTGATGTTGctaatttgtgttttctctgtATCTGTCCTGATCAGTCTGACCAGAAGTTTATCAATTTTAATGATCTTCTTTAGGAACcaaattttggttttattaatattttcttatttattcttctgttttctatttcattgagttCCATACAGTTATAGAGAAACAACTTTCACAAAGTCTCTATaacaaagagatttttattatGACATATCAGAAAACAGAATAGGAAACTGGCTGCATGCACTTAGGCTGGCCCTGGGAAAAAATTTAGGGTTTAAATCAGTGTACCAGAAATTTTGAGaactttctaaaatataaaaatcatatgGGTTTCAATTGCCATAATAATAAAACAAGAGGAAACTTCATTTTGAGATACCAAACTCAAGCCAGGCTTTTTTCAAGGGAACTTCAGACGAACTCCATGCTCAGGATTGGTAAATTCAAGACCGGAATAGAATAAAGACCGCTAAACTTGCTTCCTGGTGAGTGCATTGAGGTTTGATGGAAGTATCAAAGCCACACTTGAAGTAACTTTGGAATTTACCCTAAAAAAGTATTAAGCCAGATACTTTACAGTCTTAAAGAGTGCAATTCACAATGACGATACAACACCAATTCACCTCATAGTATATGTAAACATACAAAGCAAATATTATAGAGATATAAGGATAAATAGAGGCACAACAAAGACAGGAGACTACCCCACAAAAGAATTTATGCTAGTATTCCTCCCTTATGcaccaagaaaataaataattaaaagttTTCAGGATTGTTTGATGATAACTTTTATTTAGATTTGATTGCGGTTCAGAGGAATAGTTTTTCAACGGTTGTTTACAAATAAATTCTGGCATCCTTCCTAAATGTCATCCTCATGTATAGGACAAAAAATCACTCCCATGCAGAAAATTTTCAGGGCATGTAAAAGTAAAATGACAGCTGAGCGGGTGAAATAAAACTTAGATACATGGAGAACAAAACCTGAAAGAAAGGGAAGTTGAATTCAGTAATGGATGAGAAACAGAACAATGTTAATATTGCATTAGGTATAAAGTTCAATCTAAAGTTGAGGCTTTGAATTTCCTCATGACTGAAATTTGTTTGAGAAGCATCCTTTGAGCAAGTTCTTAAAGGCCTGTTTTACCTGTTGGTTCCTTAGAGAGTAAATGAAAGGATTCAGCATTGGGGCAACGGAGGTATTGAGCACTGCTATGCCCTTGGTAAAAGCCACCCCTTCTTTTGCTGAGGTTTTGACATACATAAAAATGCAACTTCCATAAGAAATGGAGACAACAATCATGTGTGAGGAACAAGTAGAAAAGGCCTTGTTTCTTTGCTCAGCAGAGGGGATTCTCAGAATTGTCCTAAGGATTAAAGCATAGGAAAGAATCACGAATGTTAAGGTGACCACAAGAGTGACCACTGccaggagaaaccccaagagctcTAGGAATGCTGTGTCTGTGCAGGAAATCAGCAGCATGGGAGAGGAGTCACAGGTGAAGTGGTCAATGATGTTGGAGTCGCAGAAATCCAGTTGAAGTCCCAAGATTACAGGTGGAAAGATAATAAGAAATCCAGCCAGCCAAGAGCTTATCAGTAGCTGGATGCAGACTCTGCTGTTcattattgttgtgtaatacaatggcttacagatggccacataacgATCATACGACATAACTGTCAAAAGGAAAAATTCTGTTGAACCAAGGAGTATGAGGAAAAACACCTGGGCCATGCAAGAATTATAGGAGATGGTCATGTCTGCTGTTATAATGCTAACCAGAAATCTAGGAATACAAACTGTTGTGAATGAGATTTCTAGGAAAGAAAAATTCctaaggaagaaatacattggagTTTTGAGGTGGGAATCTATCAGAGTAAGGGTGATAATTGTCAGGTTTCCAGTTATACTCagtatatatgttaaaaaaagaaaaagaaaaattaaaatgtttagcTCTGTGTCATTTGTTAATCCCAGGAGAATGAATTCTTTCACAGATGactgatttttcattttttgttgttgacttcTGTTAGGTCTATAAATGAATACAGGATACAATAATTGAGTGAGCTCAGCATTGTCTTTTAATCACATCTGTTCAGTAAAAAACATATAAGACCTATAATAAGATAATAAATTAACACTGAGTTTTAATGAATTCTGAAAAAATTCATGAACCAGAATGAAGAGAATCTATGTCTTCTTTATAGATCACTAGACATGGAATCTTTTGTGAGTTATTGTTAGGCCTAATATACACATGTATCTAAGAATAATAAATATGCTTATCGAAGAGGATTCactaacttttaaaaatttaattatacGTGTGGGAAACTAGGTGGAAAACTATAAAATGTAAGATATTGGTATCATTGTTATTAAAATACTTTTACCAATGACTCCATGTTCTAATTACTTctttgaaaataatttgaaactttgattt
Proteins encoded in this window:
- the LOC100662718 gene encoding olfactory receptor 6C76-like, with the protein product MKNQSSVKEFILLGLTNDTELNILIFLFLFLTYILSITGNLTIITLTLIDSHLKTPMYFFLRNFSFLEISFTTVCIPRFLVSIITADMTISYNSCMAQVFFLILLGSTEFFLLTVMSYDRYVAICKPLYYTTIMNSRVCIQLLISSWLAGFLIIFPPVILGLQLDFCDSNIIDHFTCDSSPMLLISCTDTAFLELLGFLLAVVTLVVTLTFVILSYALILRTILRIPSAEQRNKAFSTCSSHMIVVSISYGSCIFMYVKTSAKEGVAFTKGIAVLNTSVAPMLNPFIYSLRNQQVKQAFKNLLKGCFSNKFQS